ACGGACTTGAACGCTCGTAAACGAAAGTATAAGATAGGTTTTAACCATGCGTTTAACGGATTAAAAGAGGTGTACAGAAAAGAAGGAAACTTTAAAATCCATATTCTTGCAGCCGTTCTGGCAGTTTTGCTTGGGGTTGTTCTTAAGGTTTCACTCATCGAATGGACAGTGCTGACAGTAATTATCGTCTTGGTGTTTGCTTTAGAGATGGTTAATACAAGCATTGAACGGA
This window of the Halobacillus sp. Marseille-Q1614 genome carries:
- a CDS encoding diacylglycerol kinase family protein, which gives rise to MSTDLNARKRKYKIGFNHAFNGLKEVYRKEGNFKIHILAAVLAVLLGVVLKVSLIEWTVLTVIIVLVFALEMVNTSIERIMDYLAPERHPLVGEIKDIAAGAVLIAALGSVIIGCLIFIPKLMELL